A window of Paenibacillus phoenicis genomic DNA:
ACCGTGTACCCACGTACCGGCGGACCCGCAGACCCGCGAACCCAAGGACCCAGGGCCCGCCCGCGCCCACGAGCATGCAAAAAGGCTGAACTCTAAACGTATTGTTTAGAATTCAGCCTTTTTTAAGATATCAGAAAGTATAAACTTCGGGGCATTGGCATCCTGATATCGCAAGAAAAACTTCCGCTAAACGCGGTCTGTCTACTTTGAATGTACGTCGATAGACGTTTTTCTTACTGCAGCTTAATGCTGAGCCTCACAGCTTCCCGATCACCAGCGACAAAATGCCGGCGGCGATCAGCGGGCCGACAGGGACGCCGCGGAAGAAGGCGACGCCCAGCACGGTGCCTATCAATAGGCCGGCGACGACAGTCGGCTGATTGCCCATCAAGGTCGCGCCGCGACCGCCGAGCCAGGCGACAAGCATGCCGACGCCGATGGCGAGCAGGGACTTCCAATGGAAGAAGGAAGCCCATAGCGTCTGGATGGAGATTTTGCCGCTGGCGACCGGCGTCATCACGCCGATGGTGAGGATGATGATGCCCAGCGTCAAGCCGTATTTCTCCAGCCAAGGGAAGGTATAGTGCAGATGCAGCACGCGAAGCAGCAGCAAGACAATCATCGCCACGGTAATGGGCATGTTGCTGCTGAAAATGCCCAGCGCGGCTAACAACAACAGCAGCAAGGCTGTCACGTCAATTTGTTGCATGATCCACCTCCTGCGGTGAATATCGATAATTTATACGTTGCTCGAAGTTCTCGACCCTACGATATGCTCTGCGATCAGCTTCCCGTGGCCGCGACCGGTTTCGATGAACACCTCGTTGGCGTTACGTCCGGAAGCGATAACCCCGGCAACGTATAGACCGGGCACGTTCGTTTCCATCGTCTCCGGATTAAACACCGGCTTCTCCATGTCACCGGTCATTTCAACTCCGGCGGAGAACAACAGCTTGCGATCAGGGCGGAACCCGGTTAACGCCAAGACAAAATCGTTTGCCAGTTCGGACGTTTTACCGTCAGCACCTTCGATGATCACGCGGTCAGGCAGGATTTCGATGACCCGGGATTTCAGGCGCAAAGCGACCTTTCCTTTGTTGACCGCACTTTCGAACAGCGGCCGTACCCAAGGCTTGATGTTCGCGGACAAGTCCTCTCCGCGATACACGACAGTAACCTCGGCGTTCACACGCACCAGCTCCAGCGCGGCATCCACTGCGGAGTTGCTACCGCCGATAATCGTCACTTTCGTACCGGTGTACGGATGCGCCTCTTGGAAGTAATGCGTCACCTTGTCGGTATTTTCTCCCGGAATTCCTAAAATATTGGGGTGATCGAAATAACCTGTCGAGATGATGACATAACGGGCCTGGTATTCCGCCTGCTCACCGCCGCGTTTCACCGAACGAACCACAAACGTGCCGTCCGGCTGCCGCACCACTTCGGTGGCTTCTTCATAGGCCGATACCGGGACGTTATAATGATCGCTGACCTTGCGGTAGTAGGCTAGCGCTTCATGGCGGTAAGGTTTGTCGTTCGCCGAAGCAAACGGTACATCTCCGATTTCTAGCAGCTCAGCGGTACTGAAAAACTGCATATACGTAGGATAAGAGTAGATGGAATGGACAAGGCAATGTTTCTCTAGAACAAGCACCTGCAGTCCGCGACGCTGGCATTCGATGGCTGCCGATAGACCGCAAGGCCCTGCTCCGATGATGATCACATCCAGCATGAGAACCTCCTCATAGACATTGAGTTCAAACGAATTTTCAAAACAATTCCATCCTACCGCAAATGACGGAGAATTGCCAACCATCCGCTGCGGATTTTCCAGGGGAAGGATGTGGCAATCCTATGAAATCTTTGGCTTCGGGGGTTCAAAGCAGGAGATTTGGAGTACACTAATAGTGTAAGCGGTTACCTTGGTTTAGAAAGTGAAGGAGGTGCCGAACATGCTGTCCTGGTTTAAAAAACGCAAGCCCAAACAGGTAAAACAGGTAACGGTTCCTACAGCCATCAAGGTTACGTTGGATGAGGTTCGACGCGCGGTGCTGCGTTATGAAGCCGACATGCCGGAAGGGATCAACCGGTTGTCGTTGCTGCTGCCGGACGGAAGTCTGGATATGAAACGCCTGTCGCGATATTTGGGCGGAGTGACGGACCAACGTTTTTACTTGTCGAGGGAAACCTATGAAATA
This region includes:
- a CDS encoding DUF3939 domain-containing protein, with amino-acid sequence MLSWFKKRKPKQVKQVTVPTAIKVTLDEVRRAVLRYEADMPEGINRLSLLLPDGSLDMKRLSRYLGGVTDQRFYLSRETYEIFPEEERDIPYYLDMVQVAVDHYVEDQGKLPVLEDSRQLEVDYRLLMREHYLKEMPPFPLYVTDQEMLLTHRPKQVI
- a CDS encoding DUF441 domain-containing protein, with protein sequence MQQIDVTALLLLLLAALGIFSSNMPITVAMIVLLLLRVLHLHYTFPWLEKYGLTLGIIILTIGVMTPVASGKISIQTLWASFFHWKSLLAIGVGMLVAWLGGRGATLMGNQPTVVAGLLIGTVLGVAFFRGVPVGPLIAAGILSLVIGKL
- a CDS encoding YpdA family putative bacillithiol disulfide reductase, giving the protein MLDVIIIGAGPCGLSAAIECQRRGLQVLVLEKHCLVHSIYSYPTYMQFFSTAELLEIGDVPFASANDKPYRHEALAYYRKVSDHYNVPVSAYEEATEVVRQPDGTFVVRSVKRGGEQAEYQARYVIISTGYFDHPNILGIPGENTDKVTHYFQEAHPYTGTKVTIIGGSNSAVDAALELVRVNAEVTVVYRGEDLSANIKPWVRPLFESAVNKGKVALRLKSRVIEILPDRVIIEGADGKTSELANDFVLALTGFRPDRKLLFSAGVEMTGDMEKPVFNPETMETNVPGLYVAGVIASGRNANEVFIETGRGHGKLIAEHIVGSRTSSNV